From Streptomyces sp. NBC_01754, a single genomic window includes:
- the argG gene encoding argininosuccinate synthase has protein sequence MSKVLTSLPAGERVGIAFSGGLDTSVAVAWMRDKGAVPCTYTADIGQYDEPDIASVPGRAQAYGAELARLVDCRAALVEEGLAALTCGAFHIRSGGRAYFNTTPLGRAVTGTLLVRAMLEDDVQIWGDGSTFKGNDIERFYRYGLLANPNLRIYKPWLDADFVTELGGRKEMSEWLLAHELPYRDSTEKAYSTDANIWGATHEAKTLEHLNTGVETVEPIMGVRFWDPSVEIATEDVTIGFEQGRPVTINGKEFGSPVDLVMEANAVGGRHGMGMSDQIENRIIEAKSRGIYEAPGMALLHAAYERLVNAIHNEDTLAQYHNEGRRLGRLMYEGRWLDPQALMVRESIQRWVGAAVTGEVTLRLRRGEDYSILDTTGPAFSYHPDKLSMERTEDSAFGPVDRIGQLTMRNLDIADSRAKLEQYAGIGLIGTANPAIGAAQAAATGLIGAMSEGGAEAIASRGEVSDDEEMLDRAAMEFGTD, from the coding sequence ATGTCTAAGGTCCTCACCTCCCTTCCGGCCGGCGAGCGCGTCGGCATCGCCTTCTCGGGCGGCCTCGACACCTCGGTCGCGGTCGCGTGGATGCGCGACAAGGGTGCCGTCCCGTGCACCTACACCGCCGACATCGGCCAGTACGACGAGCCCGACATCGCCTCCGTGCCCGGCCGCGCGCAGGCCTACGGTGCCGAGCTCGCACGTCTGGTCGACTGCCGTGCGGCGCTCGTCGAGGAGGGCCTGGCCGCGCTGACCTGCGGGGCGTTCCACATCCGCTCCGGTGGGCGCGCCTACTTCAACACCACTCCGCTGGGCCGCGCCGTCACCGGCACGCTCCTGGTCCGGGCGATGCTGGAGGACGACGTACAGATCTGGGGCGACGGCTCCACCTTCAAGGGCAACGACATCGAGCGGTTCTACCGCTACGGTCTGCTCGCCAACCCGAACCTGCGGATCTACAAGCCGTGGCTGGACGCGGACTTCGTGACCGAGCTCGGCGGCCGCAAGGAGATGTCGGAGTGGCTGCTCGCCCACGAGCTGCCGTACCGCGACAGCACGGAGAAGGCGTACTCCACCGACGCCAACATCTGGGGCGCCACCCACGAGGCCAAGACGCTGGAGCACCTGAACACCGGTGTGGAGACCGTCGAGCCCATCATGGGCGTGCGGTTCTGGGACCCGTCGGTCGAGATCGCCACCGAGGACGTGACGATCGGCTTCGAGCAGGGCCGCCCGGTGACGATCAACGGCAAGGAGTTCGGCTCCCCGGTCGACCTCGTCATGGAGGCCAACGCCGTCGGCGGGCGCCACGGCATGGGCATGTCGGACCAGATCGAGAACCGGATCATCGAGGCCAAGAGCCGTGGCATCTACGAGGCGCCGGGCATGGCCCTGCTGCACGCCGCGTACGAGCGCCTGGTCAACGCGATCCACAACGAGGACACCCTCGCCCAGTACCACAACGAGGGCCGACGCCTCGGCCGCCTGATGTACGAGGGCCGCTGGCTGGACCCGCAGGCGCTGATGGTGCGCGAGTCGATCCAGCGCTGGGTCGGAGCGGCGGTCACCGGTGAGGTGACGCTGCGGCTGCGGCGTGGTGAGGACTACTCGATCCTCGACACCACGGGCCCGGCGTTCAGCTACCACCCGGACAAGCTGTCCATGGAGCGCACCGAGGACTCCGCGTTCGGCCCGGTCGACCGGATCGGCCAGCTCACCATGCGCAACCTCGACATCGCGGACTCGCGCGCCAAGCTGGAGCAGTACGCCGGTATCGGCCTGATCGGCACCGCCAACCCGGCCATCGGCGCGGCCCAGGCCGCCGCGACCGGTCTGATCGGTGCCATGTCGGAGGGCGGCGCCGAGGCCATCGCCTCGCGTGGCGAGGTCTCCGACGACGAGGAGATGCTGGACCGCGCCGCGATGGAGTTCGGCACGGACTGA
- a CDS encoding PPOX class F420-dependent oxidoreductase, translated as MSKPPLPSEAVELLRRPNPCVVATVRSDGAPVSTATWYLWDDGRLLINMDEGRVRLKHLRDDPRVTLTVLADDDWYTHVTLIGHVAEMYDDEGLTDIDRLSTHYTGKPYPERGRARVSAWVEVDRWHGWGSMKDSGQAST; from the coding sequence ATGTCCAAGCCACCTCTGCCCTCCGAGGCCGTGGAACTGCTGCGCCGCCCCAACCCGTGCGTCGTCGCCACGGTGCGCTCGGACGGCGCGCCGGTCTCCACGGCCACCTGGTACCTGTGGGACGACGGCCGACTGCTGATCAACATGGACGAGGGAAGGGTGCGGCTGAAGCATCTGCGCGACGATCCGCGCGTGACGCTCACCGTGCTCGCCGACGACGACTGGTACACACACGTCACCCTCATCGGGCACGTCGCCGAGATGTACGACGACGAGGGACTCACCGACATCGACCGCCTCTCCACCCACTACACCGGCAAGCCGTACCCGGAGCGCGGGCGGGCCCGGGTGAGCGCCTGGGTCGAGGTCGACCGGTGGCACGGCTGGGGTTCGATGAAGGACAGCGGGCAGGCGTCCACCTGA